A genomic window from Kiritimatiellia bacterium includes:
- a CDS encoding isoprenylcysteine carboxylmethyltransferase family protein codes for NKIFGIGPVALLISLVLFFVASWLNKRTNLPPLFNSEFFRNTVFVITCLLTLGIIIWSIKSLPTADRGNKLCTSGAFKYVRHPLYAAFLTIFNFGLAIYLNSYIFIFWAALLHPIWHCLVRYEERLMVDIFGAPYLDYQKNTGRFFPKLFVR; via the coding sequence AATAAGATTTTCGGTATTGGTCCCGTTGCCCTATTGATTAGTCTCGTTCTGTTCTTCGTTGCCAGTTGGCTCAACAAGCGAACCAATCTTCCCCCTCTGTTTAACAGCGAGTTCTTCCGGAATACAGTATTCGTTATTACGTGTTTGTTAACACTGGGCATAATCATTTGGAGTATTAAATCTTTGCCAACCGCAGACAGAGGAAACAAACTCTGCACTTCCGGGGCATTCAAGTATGTTCGTCATCCGCTCTACGCCGCATTTTTAACGATATTTAACTTTGGATTAGCCATCTATCTCAACAGTTACATTTTCATTTTTTGGGCGGCACTTTTGCACCCTATATGGCATTGCCTTGTAAGATATGAAGAAAGACTGATGGTTGACATCTTCGGAGCGCCGTATCTTGATTATCAGAAGAATACAGGACGTTTTTTTCCAAAACTATTCGTGCGGTAA